The Anopheles moucheti chromosome 3, idAnoMoucSN_F20_07, whole genome shotgun sequence genome contains the following window.
cttctttacATCGCTTGAAATAGAGTATGCTCGACAAGTTCACCACTTGGCATGGTCACTTTCTTTggaggtgtgtgttttttgtctgATCTTCCTAACCAAACACACGGGAGACATGAATGGTTGCATCTTTCGTTGCGGGAGTTATGAATGTTGCTGTCAGATGCAATTACTAGCCATATTACCATACTCAACATGCAAATTTACCTACGTGCAGTAAAATGCGTTTCTTGTTTACATGCGCCGAGCAATACATGGTCGTGAGTTATGTGATTTACATCCCCAAAATCAGTCAGTGTACTGATGCTTATTTTTACAGCGATAAATATTCTAAATTCAAACAAAGGTAGTTATTGACAAAGGAAACATGTTACGCTACATTTATTGAAAAAGTACTGACACTATACGAACAGGGCAATAATCATGCTTAGTAGTGATAGGTAAGGCTTGGTGCAGAGAAGCTTACAGTAGCAACATGGGCCGGAGCGACAACCTTGGTAACAGGGACAGCATATTTGGCAACAGGCACGGCAACCTTGTAGGTAGGAGCTACATAGTGGGCAACCGGTACGGCTACTTTGGCAACTGGAACCACAGTCTTTACCAGCTTGTGTCCCGTCAGTGGCTCACGGCGGACGACGGCGTTGAATCCGTTGTGCTCATCGGCGGTGTAGTCAACGACACGACGGTGTCCATCGGCATCGACCAGGGTGTACTGTCCCTTGACATCATCACCGTGGCGTTCCTCCTGCTGGCTCTTGATATCTCCGGTGTGTTCGTCATGCACGGAGTACGAGAACTGATATTCGGCAGGAGCTTCCAGTTCAACTTTCTTAACCAAGGTTGGGAGAAGAACGGCATTGGCAACGCCCAGGACGGCCAAAGTAACGAAGAGCTAAGTAGAGaacatgtttattttaatgatttactTTACTTAAATGTAATTAATACTCAATACTTACTTTGAAAGCCATTTCGGTGAGTGCTGCTCGGAATTGACTGTGAACTGTAACGAAGCTGTTGCTAACTGATGTAGTTCCGCTAGTATCTACTGCTTTTTATAGTTCGTTTTCTAACAAGTATTACTAAGCCATCCTACCACAAAGTTCCTACCAGCCAGGTTTACATCAAGTTCAACTACTTCTGTGGTAAAACCTGCATCTTACGCATGTCGGCGTGACAGTGGCatacataaaacattaaaaatcaaGCACCAAAAACCGGTGGCAGAAGAAACGGTGCATGCTCAGTCGTAGGTATTTGCTGTAATCGCGCCATAAAATCAACTCAATTTCATCCTAAATCTCTCGCTGTAACGTGAACCAGTTCTGGGTCTACGGCACCTCCATCCAGCTCCTAACAGCACCAGCCAAATTACGCTGCATTTCATCTACCAAATAATACGCCTCCCAGTCGTGCATCGAGCGAGATGTAACTGAAATCTAGCTGACAACTAAACAACCTTGCATTAGCGGCCACACTTACCCGCAAAAGACAACTTGCACCTACGCAAAGGACGCAGCGGCAACGCACACCTAAAACTCGTTTTCCAAACGGTTCTTCTGTTGCTGTCAATATACCGAAAAAAGTATGTTCGAAACGGGGCCAGAGGTGTAACCGACCATgtatattttttcttcctttttttcttcaactctCACTACTTTATGTCTCCCGCGCACGAAATACTGTCACCAGTGCTATTACTTATTAATTTGTCACCTCATGGCACATGCCTTATTTGAGCTGAGCAAATAATCCTATTACCGCGTGTCTTGTATGTACTATATCTCACACTGTGCTATTGCAATGATTATGTAAGGCACAATTAAAGACACATTGGTAGCATCGCGCACTTCGCGTTTATTACAACGCCCATTCCGACGTCCAAAGGCGTGCCAATTTTGTCCAGATAATGTTAGGTCTTGGACGGATGTAAAGAATGGCTATTCTTGTCAGAATGGCCAGAGTAATAGTATAGTACAAGAGCAAAAAACATCGACTTGCTAATGAAGCAATCAAAAGTGAAGCGACAGTGAAATGCAACTGACTTCATTAACACAATTTCTCAAGAAAATGTGACATTGAAGCaaggaaaaaatatgtttgattATGACTCTTAGTTTCTTTATGACAGCACAAGAGCACAAGATCAGATGTACTGTGCATCAATCGATTAACAGTGTCGCAGACTCGGACGCCTTAGATATGACCGAATTGAACAATTTCTCGTCATGTAGTTTCGATTTCTTGTTATATGATTGCAAACTTGATGTTTGTAAATCGTTCATCTACGAAGTTCTCAAAAAAATGTCTCTAGTCTAGCCAATTCCACTAgatattgcaaacattttgccaCGTGTTGTCGAACAGACCTGActcattatttaaaatgttgttgttggatttttttttaggttttgGACCTCCTGGGTCGCTTTCGCctctcatttttttaaaataattaatagaCTTTCAAgtgaaaaaatgtaaatgaattattaatgatACTACTGACCATCACTATAACTAATTAATATCAATGATAAGTAGTTTTTAATTAGAATgataaaactaattaaaaaattTAGACTAATtacttttcatatttttcatatcttttatttcttattttatattatttattacagcacttaatttgaaatattaaaatcgTTCGCATCGTGTGCGCTGTTGTTTTCAGTTACAAGtaacattttccttttatgCGATTATCTTTTTACTTGTGCTTATACGAAGTTGCAGTTCGTATGCTACCATGTTTGAATTTCAACTGCAGTatgatattttgttttcgttcattaaataattgttGTTTGCGACATTATCGAATATTAAGCTCAATCTATTATGAATTCTGACTATTCAATCGTTGCTGTGACACGTTCTTACTTGATGTTTATTAGCAATATATGTCCAATTTCCTCTGCTGATATGCACATACTTCCATTATACTTCATCGGGACACTTTCGGAACACTAAAAGCTGAACTTCATTTGTAAAATACACAACTCCAATTATGAAACTTTATTTTCACAGTTTATTTCTATAAATGTTTAACTAGTtaagtaataataatgaatGGGATATCCTAGTAATGGTACGAAGGGTAGGCAACCTTCGCCACTGGGACAGCGACCTTGGCGATCGGGGCGGCGTATACCTTGGCAACTGGAGCAATGACCTTGGCGACCGGGATGGCGGTCTTCACAGGTTCACGACGAACGACAGCATTGAATCCGTTGTGCTCATCGGCGGTGTATTCGACCACTCGGCGGTATCCATCAGCATCAATCAGCGTGTACTGTCCGACAACGTTATCACCGTGACGTTCTTCATGCTGGCTTTTGATATCTCCGGTATGGTCATCGTGCACGGAGTACTCGAAATGGTATTCGGTCGGAGTGTCCGGGTATTCGATGTGTTTGACGGCTACAGGAAGCACAGCAGCGCTGGCAGCGGCCACCAGAGCAAACAGCATACAGTACTAGTGAACATAGAGcaaatgattaaataaatattatttaagcTATATGATATAAACCCCCAAAAACTATTACAAATAATGTAAAACACTTACTTTGAAAGccattttttgataaaaattgttCAAAGTGTTGCGATGGCTTACTGATTGCAAGGAGTATCGGTCTGCGAATGATGGTGACCATTCAACATTTCAGATCTTTTATACAACgttttgcacaaaacaaaaataaatagtcACTACATGCAGAAACTGCCATTGAGGCTTTCATCGATATCAGACCTAAACAGGCAATTCCAATCTGGTCAAGCCAATTATCCTTGATCAGATAGTCTAAATAAACCACATACATAATCTAGCCATAAAATGTGCGCACATACTCACCATGGCTCACCGAGTATATACTATTTCCGACGTAGATGTTTGAGTTTTGATCTGATGGAGTTACATGTATCACCGACTTTTCGCCACCGTGATGTTCTacagtaaaaaaataacaaattgtgTTAGTGTAGTTTTCGATTTCTATATAGTACAGTTCCATTGCAAATTTCGAGCACTAATTTCAATATGCTACCACATAGGGACTGGTACCGGGGATACAACGGATAAGTGAATAAAAAGGAATAGCCAAAATGGTGACCTGTCTGGTCTGTCTGGTGTCATGTACACACCTTTCGACAGCACGTGACTTTGCTGCAAAAATCGTGCTCGCAAATCTAGTAGCACATTTCCACCCGAATCAATTGAGATAGGCGTGGTAAAATCTGCAAAGAGGAAGAGAACATAACCGCGATTCTGGTGTGTCTTTAAATGTATGGAAGGTTGAACGTAAGTGGCAGATAAAACTGTAGCACGTTCGATATAGACTTAGGTGGGGAAGGCTTATACTAATTTTGCGATCAAATTTTACATACCATGTGGGAGGTCTTTCTGCAATCATATTGTAAGGAATGACTTAAAATAACATAGAACCTGTCGGAGAATCGAGTATAAATACCACGGCATGGGTCAGTTCCAAGCATCAGTTATCTACCAGCCTTGCAATAGTTCAGATTCACTAATCAGTTAAAATGGCTTTCAAAGTAAGTGTCCCACACGAAGTATAgcttaaatatttatttaacaatacGCTCTATGTTCACTAGTACTGTATGCTGTTTGCTCTGGTGGCCGCTGCCAGCGCTGCTGTGCTTCCTGTAGCCGTCAAACACATCGAATACCCGGACACTCCGGCCGAATACCATTTCGAGTACTCAGTGCACGATGACCATACCGGAGATATCAAGAGCCAGCATGAAGAACGTCACGGTGATAACGTTGTCGGACAGTACACGCTGATTGATGCTGATGGATACCGCCGAGTAGTCGAATACACCGCCGATGAGCACAACGGATTCAATGCTGTCGTTCGTCGTGAACCTGTGAAGACCGCCATCCCGGTCGCCAAGGTCATTGCTCCAGTTGCCAAGGTATACGCCACCCCGATCGCCAAGGTCGCTCTCCCAGTGGCGAAGGTTGCATACCCGGCTTACCACTATTAAGTTGTTCGTTTGAAACTTTCCTAGCTAgctaaataaattgtttctttttgtacaTATTTCTcaattcatgcaaaaataaattaaaagtaaacaaatcatAACATCCTTACTGACTTACTGATCGGTTCATTTCTGATTTAGCGCATTTATGCAATAGATACAGTTTTATAGTTTGAAAATATTCAAAGTTTAGTTTGAGTAAAAGCGAGTATTGCTTAATCTTTAGCGAAGTATTAATACAATTGATTCCCTAGCCACTGCCAAAAACACTTCAAATTATATAAACCATTTGCCAATTTGAAGACAAGGATCTGTGCTTGTGTAATGAATTGGTCTAATATCAATAATTGgaagaaattgtttaaatgtaGGAATAGCCttttaatattcaaattagtaatacataaaaaaacatataatgTATGGTTCCACgattcttttcaatttttgtcAGTATGTGAAAAAAACCTTGataaaaggtaaataaaaacaatgcaCCTAATTATTGTTAGTTCATGTACAATGAAAGATTATGATTtcaggatttttttattttccattatgacgcACAAATGCCGTATGGTCGTTACTAACTACCCCAACTAGTATGAATCCTCAACGTTATTGATTCGCGAAGTATTGTAAATTATACATCCACGATTTGTTGCTGTACATGatctttaattaaaaaattcagTAAACTGACATAAGGCTTTGTAGAGCTACCTAACGATATGgttgtaataaaacaaatttaacttACTTTTATAACATATTCTTATAGCCAGTTCTTGCTACGGAAGCAAGATTTCAAAGACATTTAATATATGATTTTTGACTATGATGTCGTGATGCGCCATGGACACGCTTCCTTTCATAAAAAGTTATGAGAGGTTGTTTGCAAATTGGA
Protein-coding sequences here:
- the LOC128305343 gene encoding larval cuticle protein A2B-like; amino-acid sequence: MAFKLFVTLAVLGVANAVLLPTLVKKVELEAPAEYQFSYSVHDEHTGDIKSQQEERHGDDVKGQYTLVDADGHRRVVDYTADEHNGFNAVVRREPLTGHKLVKTVVPVAKVAVPVAHYVAPTYKVAVPVAKYAVPVTKVVAPAHVATVSFSAPSLTYHY
- the LOC128305334 gene encoding larval cuticle protein A2B-like codes for the protein MAFKYCMLFALVAAASAAVLPVAVKHIEYPDTPTEYHFEYSVHDDHTGDIKSQHEERHGDNVVGQYTLIDADGYRRVVEYTADEHNGFNAVVRREPVKTAIPVAKVIAPVAKVYAAPIAKVAVPVAKVAYPSYHY
- the LOC128305333 gene encoding cuticle protein 7-like, giving the protein MAFKYCMLFALVAAASAAVLPVAVKHIEYPDTPAEYHFEYSVHDDHTGDIKSQHEERHGDNVVGQYTLIDADGYRRVVEYTADEHNGFNAVVRREPVKTAIPVAKVIAPVAKVYATPIAKVALPVAKVAYPAYHY